In Actinomycetes bacterium, the following are encoded in one genomic region:
- a CDS encoding adenylate kinase, with protein MRLVLLGPPGAGKGTQAAVVAARLGIPAISTGDIFRSNVAGGTQLGLQAKAYMDRGDYVPDSVTNAMVRDRLSQPDAAEGFLLDGYPRTTAQVAELDAMLAEAGTGLDRVVELTVDLDEVVDRLLLRAKEQGRSDDTEEVIRRRLDVYAAETAPLAQAYAAHGLLVEVDGMGAIEDVTKRVLDALGR; from the coding sequence ATGCGCCTGGTGCTGCTCGGCCCGCCCGGGGCGGGCAAGGGGACGCAGGCCGCCGTGGTCGCCGCCCGGTTGGGGATCCCGGCCATCTCGACCGGCGACATCTTCCGGAGCAACGTCGCCGGCGGCACGCAGCTGGGGCTGCAGGCGAAGGCGTACATGGACCGCGGTGACTACGTCCCGGACAGCGTGACCAACGCGATGGTCCGCGACCGGCTGTCCCAGCCCGACGCCGCCGAGGGCTTTCTGCTGGACGGCTATCCCCGGACGACGGCTCAGGTGGCCGAGCTGGACGCCATGCTGGCCGAGGCCGGCACCGGCCTCGACCGGGTCGTCGAGCTCACGGTCGACCTCGACGAGGTGGTCGATCGGCTGCTGCTGCGGGCCAAGGAGCAGGGGCGCAGCGACGACACCGAGGAAGTGATCCGGCGTCGGCTCGACGTTTACGCCGCGGAGACCGCCCCGCTGGCGCAGGCGTACGCCGCGCACGGCCTGCTCGTCGAGGTCGACGGCATGGGAGCCATCGAAGACGTGACCAAGCGCGTGCTCGACGCCCTCGGCAGGTGA
- the map gene encoding type I methionyl aminopeptidase, whose translation MARRRHPVIQLKSRGQVEQMRRAGVVVAEALELLREAVRPGVTTAELDAVAEEHIRGRGAVPSFLGYHGFPATICASVNDEIVHGIPGDRVLRAGDIVSLDCGAIVDGWHGDAAVTVPVGTVAPELAELVAVTEAALWHAFASVRLGGRLSDIGHAVESYVRSRGTYGIVEEYVGHGIGTEMHQDPNVPNYGRGGRGPELVEGLVLAVEPMVNLGSRHTRQLADGWTVVTQDGSPSAHFEHTFTLTPDGPWVLTALDGGRARLEALGVSVPAYAA comes from the coding sequence ATGGCACGGCGGAGGCATCCGGTGATCCAGCTGAAGTCCCGTGGCCAGGTCGAGCAGATGCGCCGTGCCGGCGTCGTGGTCGCGGAGGCGCTGGAGCTGCTGCGCGAGGCGGTTCGGCCGGGCGTCACCACGGCCGAGCTCGATGCGGTCGCCGAGGAGCACATCCGCGGACGGGGCGCCGTCCCGTCGTTCCTCGGCTACCACGGCTTCCCGGCCACCATCTGCGCCAGCGTCAACGACGAGATCGTCCACGGGATACCCGGCGACCGGGTCCTTCGCGCGGGCGACATCGTGTCCCTCGACTGCGGCGCGATCGTCGATGGCTGGCACGGCGACGCGGCGGTGACCGTCCCGGTGGGGACCGTCGCGCCCGAGCTGGCCGAGCTGGTGGCCGTGACCGAGGCAGCGCTCTGGCACGCCTTCGCCTCGGTCCGCCTCGGTGGACGCCTCAGTGACATCGGCCACGCCGTGGAGAGCTACGTGCGCTCCCGCGGGACGTATGGGATCGTCGAGGAGTACGTCGGCCACGGCATCGGCACCGAGATGCACCAGGACCCGAACGTGCCCAACTACGGGCGCGGCGGGCGTGGGCCGGAGCTCGTCGAGGGCCTGGTGCTGGCCGTCGAGCCGATGGTCAACCTGGGCTCGCGGCACACCCGCCAGCTCGCCGACGGGTGGACGGTCGTCACCCAGGACGGTTCGCCCTCGGCTCACTTCGAGCACACCTTCACCCTGACCCCGGACGGGCCCTGGGTGCTCACGGCGCTGGACGGCGGCCGGGCCCGGCTGGAGGCCCTCGGCGTCAGCGTGCCGGCGTACGCGGCCTAG
- the infA gene encoding translation initiation factor IF-1: MPKKDGAIEIEGSVVESLPNAMFRVELANGHKVLAHISGKMRQHYIRILPEDRVVVELSPYDLTRGRIVYRYK, translated from the coding sequence ATGCCGAAGAAAGACGGCGCCATCGAGATCGAGGGCTCGGTCGTCGAGTCGCTCCCCAACGCGATGTTCCGGGTCGAGCTGGCCAACGGCCACAAGGTCCTGGCTCACATCAGCGGCAAGATGCGACAGCACTACATCCGAATCCTCCCGGAGGACCGGGTCGTCGTGGAGCTGAGCCCCTACGACCTCACCCGGGGTCGGATCGTCTACCGGTACAAGTGA
- the rpmJ gene encoding 50S ribosomal protein L36: MKVNPSVKKICDKCKVIRRHGRVMVICENPRHKQRQG, from the coding sequence ATGAAGGTCAACCCGAGCGTCAAGAAGATCTGTGACAAGTGCAAGGTGATCCGCCGGCACGGGCGGGTCATGGTGATCTGCGAGAACCCCAGGCACAAGCAGCGCCAGGGGTGA
- the rpsM gene encoding 30S ribosomal protein S13, translating into MARLVGVDLPRDKRVEVALTYIFGIGRTRAQQTLAATGINPDTRVKDLSDDDVVHLRDHIEANYRVEGDLRREVAADIKRKVEIGCYQGLRHRRGLPVHGQRTHTNARTRKGPRRAIAGKKKVGKK; encoded by the coding sequence ATGGCACGTCTCGTCGGAGTCGACCTGCCGCGCGACAAGCGCGTCGAGGTCGCTCTCACCTACATCTTCGGCATCGGCCGCACCCGCGCCCAGCAGACGCTGGCCGCGACCGGCATCAACCCCGACACCCGCGTCAAGGACCTCAGCGACGACGACGTCGTCCACCTGCGCGACCACATCGAGGCCAACTACCGCGTCGAGGGCGACCTGCGCCGCGAGGTGGCCGCCGACATCAAGCGCAAGGTCGAGATTGGCTGCTACCAGGGCCTACGGCACCGCCGCGGGCTCCCGGTCCACGGTCAGCGCACCCACACCAACGCCCGGACCCGCAAGGGGCCGCGCCGGGCCATCGCCGGCAAGAAGAAGGTCGGCAAGAAGTAG